A stretch of Blautia liquoris DNA encodes these proteins:
- a CDS encoding FAD-dependent oxidoreductase — MKTMKLRDGFYWAGIVDKNLKVFDIIMTTEFGTTYNSYIMKTKGKTILFDTAKEAFFDEYLNKLKKEVDVTAIDYLIVSHTEPDHAGSVGKLLDLNPQIKVIATGCAIDFLKEITNREFFSIAVKDNQEMKIGDKTLKFLIVPNLHWPDTMYVYIEEEQILITCDSFGAHYAFDDVLVSKVTDQEGYMRSLRYYFDCIMGPFKPYVLDALDRIRDLDLSMICTGHGPVLDTKIDYILNLYKEWSNVVSPNTKKTVIMPYVSAYGFTRLMAEKIAQGIKDSGDIDVRTYDMVNAARDKVLEELLYADGILFGTPTIVADALSPIWDLTSAMSSVTHGGKLAGVFGSYGWSGEGVQNITERLRQLKMKVLDPIRVRFNPSEVEQIDAYEYGYNFGCVLQEKENPKTKQGSGKLVKCLICGEIFDSSLEVCPVCGAGKENFVPVEIGTTTYRKDTDNYYVILGNGAAGLSAAKEIRKRDQTGSVVIVSEEAFCTYNRPMLTKALMADINANQIAVEDERWYEDHRIFQVLGKKIESIDVDKKEVVLSDQSRLKYTRLIYALGSECFMPPFAGSDKPEVLTIRRVTDTQMVTSLMKHTKEVVVIGGGVLGLEAAWEIKKTGCQVTVLELAPHLMGRQLDDEAGEMLKIISEGQGIRIHTGVSIAAIEGDQHVTGVRLDDGSVYPAQLVIVSCGVRPNIALAKEAKIETDRSVIVNEKMQTNIPDIYAAGDCAQYQGQNYAIWPQALEEGKVAGACAAGDPDISYEPELPALSFNGMNTSLFAIGDNGKNPNLIYKTLELKDSGKKQYQKYYFLNNRLCGAILIGDTSKIAEVTVAVNKRMIFREFVNTQH; from the coding sequence ATGAAAACAATGAAATTAAGGGATGGCTTTTACTGGGCCGGAATTGTGGACAAGAATTTGAAAGTCTTTGATATCATTATGACAACAGAATTTGGTACAACCTATAATTCCTACATTATGAAAACAAAGGGAAAGACAATCCTCTTTGATACGGCGAAAGAAGCTTTTTTTGATGAATATCTTAATAAATTAAAAAAGGAAGTTGATGTCACAGCTATTGATTATCTCATTGTGAGTCATACAGAACCAGATCATGCAGGATCAGTTGGGAAACTTTTGGATTTAAATCCACAGATCAAGGTCATAGCAACAGGATGTGCAATTGATTTCCTGAAAGAGATCACAAATCGCGAATTCTTCAGTATCGCAGTAAAAGACAATCAAGAGATGAAGATTGGCGATAAGACTTTGAAGTTCCTGATTGTCCCGAATCTCCACTGGCCGGATACGATGTATGTGTATATTGAAGAAGAACAGATTCTGATAACCTGTGATTCCTTTGGCGCTCACTATGCCTTTGACGATGTTCTTGTGAGCAAGGTGACAGACCAGGAAGGTTATATGAGATCACTGAGGTATTATTTTGACTGTATTATGGGACCGTTTAAACCATATGTCCTGGATGCGCTTGATCGCATCAGGGATCTTGATTTGTCTATGATATGTACCGGGCACGGACCGGTTCTGGATACAAAAATTGACTATATCCTGAATCTATACAAAGAATGGAGTAATGTTGTCAGTCCAAATACCAAAAAGACTGTCATCATGCCTTATGTGAGTGCATATGGTTTTACTCGCCTTATGGCAGAAAAGATTGCGCAAGGAATTAAAGACAGCGGTGATATTGATGTCCGTACCTATGATATGGTGAATGCTGCAAGAGACAAGGTTTTAGAGGAACTTTTATATGCCGATGGAATTTTGTTTGGAACGCCGACAATTGTGGCAGATGCACTTTCTCCGATCTGGGATCTTACGAGTGCAATGTCATCCGTGACACATGGGGGAAAGCTTGCCGGCGTTTTCGGGAGCTATGGATGGAGCGGCGAAGGAGTCCAAAACATCACAGAACGATTAAGACAGTTGAAGATGAAGGTTCTGGATCCGATCCGTGTTCGCTTTAATCCTAGCGAGGTGGAACAAATCGACGCCTATGAGTATGGATATAATTTTGGGTGTGTGCTTCAGGAAAAGGAGAATCCAAAGACAAAACAAGGTAGTGGAAAACTAGTGAAATGTCTAATATGTGGTGAAATCTTTGATTCATCCCTGGAAGTCTGTCCTGTCTGCGGAGCAGGCAAAGAAAATTTTGTACCAGTGGAAATAGGTACTACAACATATCGTAAAGACACGGATAATTATTATGTCATTCTGGGAAATGGTGCGGCAGGTTTAAGTGCTGCAAAGGAAATTCGTAAGCGCGATCAGACAGGGTCTGTTGTGATAGTATCAGAAGAAGCTTTCTGTACCTATAACCGGCCAATGCTGACGAAAGCACTTATGGCAGATATCAACGCAAACCAGATTGCAGTGGAAGATGAACGGTGGTATGAAGATCATAGGATATTCCAGGTTTTAGGGAAGAAGATAGAGTCCATCGATGTTGATAAGAAAGAGGTTGTCCTTTCCGATCAAAGCCGTCTGAAGTACACACGGCTGATCTATGCCCTGGGTTCAGAATGTTTTATGCCGCCATTTGCAGGAAGTGATAAACCTGAAGTTCTCACAATACGAAGAGTGACAGATACGCAGATGGTGACTTCATTGATGAAACATACAAAGGAGGTTGTCGTAATTGGCGGCGGAGTACTGGGACTGGAGGCTGCATGGGAAATTAAAAAAACCGGATGCCAGGTGACTGTTCTGGAACTTGCTCCACATCTGATGGGGCGTCAGCTTGACGATGAAGCAGGCGAGATGTTAAAGATAATCAGTGAAGGTCAGGGGATTCGGATCCATACGGGAGTATCGATCGCTGCAATTGAAGGTGATCAACATGTGACAGGTGTGAGACTTGATGATGGTTCGGTATATCCGGCACAGCTTGTGATTGTATCTTGCGGCGTCAGACCCAATATTGCCCTTGCAAAAGAAGCAAAAATAGAGACAGACCGTTCCGTAATTGTGAATGAGAAGATGCAAACGAATATCCCGGATATTTATGCAGCCGGAGACTGTGCACAATATCAGGGTCAAAACTATGCAATATGGCCGCAGGCTCTTGAAGAAGGCAAGGTTGCCGGTGCCTGTGCCGCAGGAGATCCGGATATTAGCTATGAACCGGAACTTCCTGCTCTTTCCTTCAATGGAATGAACACTTCGCTTTTTGCAATTGGAGATAATGGAAAGAATCCGAATCTGATCTACAAGACTTTGGAATTAAAGGACAGTGGAAAAAAACAATATCAAAAGTATTACTTCTTAAACAACCGCTTGTGTGGAGCGATTTTGATAGGAGACACGTCCAAAATTGCAGAAGTTACAGTTGCAGTGAATAAGAGAATGATCTTTCGTGAATTCGTAAATACGCAGCATTAA
- a CDS encoding DUF885 domain-containing protein has protein sequence MKNPFHGKKRHVLLFLTPVLLLLLLALMVVPGFYSENKKFDSFTDNLFRSEVSSSTINLHYTLADPDSCDISDYPITFGSVPHGDPSSYQAAMENQNAVLSSFNPKRLSKQNRLTLLILKQNCKAGLDCPDAWYLQDPLSPSLGVQAQLPVLLAEYTFRSKQDVLDYLHLLKTLPDYFQKILKLEEEKSKRGLFMNDKAAERVIAQCLAFIDRPDENYLIPVFNEKIQNMKQMSKEERSSCQALHNKLIVGKVIPAYQQLIDGITQLKGSGVNNNGLSYYPGGKSYYLYLLRTQVGTEDSIEVLERRLLAQLVADSKEMSQMLKKNPSLLIEPDVSASEAAKPAEILEELQDCMKKDFPRLSKTPYEVKYVHKDLQEFSSPAFYLTPPVDINTPNAIYINPQANMRGTELFTTLAHEGFPGHLYQTVYFSETNPPLIRHLYAPSGYIEGWATYIESYAYSYANGNPDKNRILWLNRSMNLALYSILDVGIHYHGWNEQQVEKYLANFGISDKGTIGEVFQYILETPANYLKYYYGYLNFLDIRDGCKKQQGKDFDLKQFHQKILELGPMPFSILKKEMLS, from the coding sequence ATGAAAAACCCTTTCCACGGAAAAAAACGTCATGTCCTGCTCTTTCTTACTCCGGTTCTTTTGCTGTTGCTGCTGGCTCTCATGGTTGTCCCCGGTTTTTATTCAGAAAATAAAAAATTCGATTCTTTCACGGATAATTTATTTCGTTCAGAGGTCAGCTCATCTACCATTAATCTTCACTACACGCTTGCAGATCCGGATTCATGTGATATCTCTGATTATCCCATCACATTTGGTTCAGTTCCACATGGAGATCCCTCATCTTATCAGGCTGCTATGGAAAATCAGAACGCTGTACTCTCTTCTTTCAATCCAAAGCGTCTTTCAAAACAAAATCGCCTGACGCTTTTAATTTTGAAACAAAACTGTAAAGCAGGGCTGGATTGTCCTGATGCATGGTATCTTCAGGACCCTTTGAGTCCCTCCCTGGGTGTTCAGGCTCAGCTGCCCGTACTTCTTGCAGAATACACGTTTCGCAGCAAACAGGACGTCCTCGATTATCTTCACCTTTTGAAAACGCTGCCAGATTATTTTCAAAAAATTCTTAAACTGGAAGAGGAAAAATCGAAACGCGGTCTTTTTATGAATGACAAAGCAGCTGAGAGAGTTATTGCTCAGTGTCTTGCCTTTATTGATCGACCGGATGAAAACTACCTAATTCCAGTTTTCAATGAAAAAATCCAAAATATGAAACAGATGAGCAAAGAAGAGCGATCATCCTGTCAGGCTTTGCACAATAAGCTGATTGTCGGAAAAGTTATCCCCGCATATCAGCAGCTGATTGATGGAATCACACAATTAAAAGGAAGCGGTGTCAATAATAATGGACTCTCCTACTATCCAGGCGGGAAGTCCTACTACCTTTACCTTCTTCGCACGCAGGTGGGAACTGAGGACAGCATTGAAGTACTTGAGCGCCGGCTGCTTGCACAACTTGTCGCAGATTCAAAGGAAATGAGCCAGATGCTGAAGAAGAATCCCTCCCTTTTGATCGAACCGGATGTATCTGCTTCTGAGGCTGCAAAACCCGCTGAAATATTGGAAGAACTCCAGGACTGCATGAAAAAAGACTTTCCTCGTCTTTCAAAAACTCCTTATGAGGTCAAATACGTCCATAAAGATCTTCAGGAGTTTTCAAGTCCTGCATTTTACCTGACTCCCCCTGTGGATATTAACACACCTAATGCCATCTACATAAACCCACAGGCAAATATGCGCGGAACCGAACTTTTTACCACACTGGCCCATGAGGGATTCCCCGGGCATCTGTATCAGACAGTATACTTTTCAGAAACCAATCCGCCTTTGATCCGTCATCTCTATGCTCCAAGCGGTTACATAGAAGGTTGGGCGACATATATCGAATCCTATGCTTACTCTTATGCCAATGGCAATCCAGATAAAAACCGCATCCTCTGGCTAAACCGTTCGATGAATCTTGCTCTATATTCGATCCTTGATGTGGGCATTCACTATCATGGCTGGAACGAGCAGCAGGTTGAAAAGTACCTTGCAAACTTTGGGATCTCGGATAAAGGAACCATAGGAGAGGTATTTCAGTATATTCTGGAAACACCTGCGAACTATCTGAAGTACTATTATGGATACCTGAATTTTCTCGATATCCGAGACGGCTGCAAAAAACAGCAGGGAAAAGATTTTGATCTCAAACAATTCCATCAAAAAATCCTTGAACTGGGTCCTATGCCATTTTCCATTCTGAAAAAGGAAATGCTCTCATAA
- the trxB gene encoding thioredoxin-disulfide reductase produces MNKIYDLIIIGSGPAGLSAAIYAQRAKLSTIIIEANYISGGQIVDTYEVDNYPGLPGISGMDLSTTLREHAEKMGSEFVTDEVRSLLLEGKVKTVVTKNTKYQAKTVLLATGAKHRKLGVLGEEKFTGSGVSYCATCDGAFFKDKTVAVVGGGDVAVEDAIFLARICEKVYLIHRRDELRAAKILQDNLFAQKNIEIIWDSVVNRIDGDFQVKSILVENVKTKEIHDLKVSGCFIAVGIVPNSDLVKDQLKLDQGGYIEAEEDGVTSIPGVFAAGDVRTKLLRQIITAASDGANCITSLQNYLLRE; encoded by the coding sequence ATGAATAAAATATATGACTTAATTATTATAGGATCCGGCCCTGCAGGTTTAAGTGCTGCAATCTATGCTCAGAGGGCGAAATTATCTACAATTATAATTGAAGCGAATTATATTAGTGGCGGGCAGATCGTCGACACTTATGAGGTAGATAATTATCCGGGACTGCCGGGAATCAGTGGAATGGATTTAAGTACGACATTGCGTGAACATGCGGAGAAGATGGGAAGCGAGTTTGTTACAGACGAAGTCAGAAGCTTGCTTCTTGAGGGAAAAGTCAAGACGGTTGTGACAAAGAATACGAAGTATCAGGCAAAAACTGTTCTTCTTGCCACAGGAGCAAAACACCGGAAGCTTGGTGTTTTGGGAGAAGAGAAATTTACAGGAAGCGGGGTATCATACTGTGCCACCTGTGACGGTGCCTTTTTTAAGGATAAGACAGTAGCAGTTGTGGGCGGCGGAGATGTAGCAGTGGAAGATGCCATATTTCTTGCCAGAATCTGCGAGAAGGTCTACCTTATCCACAGGAGAGATGAACTGCGTGCGGCTAAAATTCTTCAGGACAATCTGTTTGCCCAGAAAAATATCGAAATCATATGGGACAGTGTTGTAAATCGAATTGACGGTGATTTCCAGGTGAAGAGCATATTGGTAGAAAATGTGAAGACAAAGGAGATACATGATCTTAAAGTAAGCGGCTGTTTTATCGCTGTGGGAATTGTACCAAACAGCGATCTGGTGAAAGATCAGTTAAAGTTAGATCAGGGGGGGTATATCGAAGCAGAAGAAGACGGCGTTACCAGTATTCCGGGTGTGTTCGCAGCAGGTGATGTGAGAACAAAACTGCTCAGGCAGATTATCACTGCAGCATCAGATGGGGCGAACTGTATAACGTCACTTCAAAATTATCTGTTGCGTGAATAA
- a CDS encoding V-type ATP synthase subunit D, whose protein sequence is MDPNTFPTKGNLILAKNSLSLSRMGYDLMDRKRNILIREMMNLIDQAREIQSQIDVTFREAYASLQNANIENGINNVQSISNTVPVEDSIRIKTRSIMGVEIPLVQSDPDGQNPTYAYYNTWESLDEARIAFEKVKNLTIRLSMIENSAYRLAVAIKKTQKRANALKNITIPHYVTLTKDISDALEEKEREEFTRLKVIKKMKQAKER, encoded by the coding sequence ATGGATCCGAATACATTTCCCACTAAGGGAAATCTGATACTGGCTAAGAACTCTTTATCTCTGTCACGTATGGGCTATGATCTGATGGACAGAAAACGTAATATTCTGATTAGAGAAATGATGAACCTGATTGATCAGGCCAGGGAAATTCAGTCTCAGATTGATGTAACCTTCCGTGAGGCTTACGCCTCCCTCCAGAATGCAAATATAGAAAATGGAATCAATAATGTACAGTCCATCTCCAATACAGTTCCTGTCGAAGACTCGATACGAATTAAGACGCGAAGCATCATGGGTGTTGAAATTCCACTGGTTCAGTCTGATCCTGATGGTCAAAACCCGACATATGCATATTATAACACCTGGGAATCCTTAGATGAGGCAAGAATTGCATTTGAAAAAGTAAAAAACCTGACGATCCGCTTGTCCATGATTGAAAACTCGGCATATCGTCTGGCTGTTGCTATTAAAAAGACACAAAAACGTGCGAATGCTCTTAAAAATATAACCATTCCTCATTACGTGACTCTGACAAAGGATATCTCGGATGCTCTGGAAGAAAAAGAGCGAGAAGAATTCACAAGACTGAAAGTTATCAAAAAAATGAAACAGGCAAAAGAACGATAG
- a CDS encoding V-type ATP synthase subunit B: MAIEYLGLSEINGPLVVLEGVKGAFYQEIVEFNVGHETKKLGRIEAIYEDKAIIQVFEGTQNMSLKNTHTRLTGHPMEIALSEDILGRTFDGIGNPIDALGPIESDYKADINGFPLNPVARQYPRNYIRTGISAIDGLTTLIRGQKLPIFSGNGLPHDDLAAQIVQQASLGDDNNENFGIVFAAMGVKYDVAEFFRRTFEESGASDHVVMFLNLANDPVVERLVTPKLALTAAEYLAFEKGMHILVILTDITSYCEAMREVSSSKGEIPSRKGYPGYLYSDLASLYERAGIVRGKEGSVTQIPILTMPNDDITHPIPDLTGYITEGQIVLDRQLHGQSVYPPISVLPSLSRLMKDGIGEGYTREDHQDVSNQLFSCYAKVGDARALASVIGEDELSPTDKQYLNFGNTFEHEFIGQGKEENRSIEETLDIGWKLLGMLPREELDRIDTKILDKYYTPAETGSDKQSKTDEDHI, translated from the coding sequence ATGGCAATTGAATATTTAGGTTTAAGTGAAATTAATGGGCCCCTCGTGGTCTTAGAAGGTGTTAAAGGCGCATTCTACCAAGAAATTGTAGAATTCAATGTTGGTCATGAAACAAAAAAACTGGGCCGTATTGAGGCTATCTACGAAGATAAGGCAATCATACAGGTATTCGAGGGAACACAAAATATGTCTCTTAAGAATACCCACACTCGTCTCACCGGCCATCCAATGGAAATTGCTCTTTCTGAGGATATCCTCGGAAGAACCTTTGACGGTATTGGAAACCCGATTGACGCTCTCGGACCGATTGAGTCCGATTATAAAGCGGATATCAATGGTTTTCCGTTAAATCCTGTTGCCCGCCAATACCCCAGGAATTATATCCGTACAGGAATTTCCGCTATTGATGGTCTTACAACGCTAATTCGCGGGCAGAAACTTCCAATCTTCTCAGGAAACGGACTTCCTCACGATGATCTTGCCGCTCAGATTGTACAGCAGGCATCTTTAGGTGATGACAACAATGAGAACTTTGGAATCGTATTCGCAGCAATGGGTGTTAAATATGATGTGGCAGAATTCTTCCGCCGTACTTTTGAGGAGAGCGGTGCATCGGATCACGTTGTTATGTTTTTGAATCTGGCAAATGATCCTGTGGTGGAGCGTCTTGTAACGCCAAAGCTTGCACTTACTGCGGCAGAATATCTGGCATTCGAAAAAGGTATGCATATTCTTGTTATCCTTACTGACATTACCTCCTACTGCGAGGCTATGCGTGAAGTTTCTTCTTCAAAAGGTGAAATTCCTTCACGTAAAGGCTATCCCGGTTATCTATACTCTGATCTGGCAAGTCTTTATGAGCGTGCAGGTATCGTAAGAGGCAAGGAGGGATCTGTCACGCAGATTCCGATCCTGACCATGCCAAATGATGATATTACCCACCCGATCCCTGACCTTACCGGTTATATCACCGAAGGCCAAATTGTTCTGGACCGCCAGCTGCATGGGCAGTCTGTTTATCCGCCTATCAGTGTGCTGCCTTCTCTTTCACGACTTATGAAAGACGGTATCGGAGAGGGTTACACCAGAGAAGATCATCAGGATGTATCCAATCAATTGTTCTCCTGTTATGCAAAGGTAGGCGATGCAAGAGCACTCGCTTCTGTAATTGGTGAAGATGAACTATCACCAACAGATAAACAGTACTTGAACTTCGGAAACACCTTTGAACACGAATTTATCGGACAGGGCAAGGAAGAAAACAGATCTATTGAGGAAACGCTGGATATTGGCTGGAAACTTCTGGGTATGCTTCCCAGGGAGGAACTCGATCGTATTGATACAAAGATTCTGGATAAGTATTATACCCCCGCCGAAACTGGTTCAGACAAGCAGTCCAAAACTGACGAAGATCATATATAA
- a CDS encoding V-type ATP synthase subunit A, which translates to MNKTGIVYGINGPVIYLKGNTGFKMSEMVYVGEQNLVGEVIGLTRDTTTIQVYEETSGLKPGATVTATNDAISVLLGPGILNNIFDGIERPLSEIAKKSGRYITRGVNVDSLDTSKLWDVNMKVHEGDEVFGGTVIATTQETKMIEHKSMVPPNTHGIVTWVAEDGKYTIQDPIVKIKMENGTKRDLTLCQKWPIRVARPTLERYPASEPLITGQRILDTMFPIAKGGTAAIPGGFGTGKTMTQHQVAKWSNADIIIYIGCGERGNEMTQVLEEFSELVDPKTGNPLMDRTALIANTSNMPVAAREASIYTGLTLAEYYRDMGYDVAIMADSTSRWAEALRELSGRLEEMPAEEGFPAYLASRLSAFYERAGMMRCLNGQEGSVSIIGAVSPQGGDFSEPVTMNTKRFVRCFWGLDKSLAYARHFPAIHWLTSYSEYINDLAPWYKDHVNKNFVDMRNQLMAILNNESSLMEIVKLIGGDVLPDDQKLTLEIARVIRLGFLQQNAFHKDDTSVPLIKQYKMMETILYLYKKSKTLVTMGMPMSVLKEDDIFDKVISIKFDVPNDKLEMFDDYRNAIDEFYDNVLKKNG; encoded by the coding sequence ATGAATAAAACAGGAATCGTCTACGGCATCAATGGTCCGGTTATCTATCTGAAAGGAAATACCGGATTTAAGATGTCTGAGATGGTATATGTAGGTGAACAAAACCTGGTAGGTGAGGTCATTGGTCTTACCCGAGACACCACAACAATCCAGGTATACGAAGAAACTTCCGGATTGAAGCCGGGAGCCACAGTAACAGCAACAAACGACGCAATATCTGTACTCTTAGGACCCGGAATTCTAAATAACATCTTTGACGGTATTGAAAGACCTTTGAGCGAGATTGCAAAAAAATCCGGAAGATATATCACTCGTGGTGTCAATGTAGACTCTCTGGATACGAGCAAACTGTGGGATGTAAATATGAAGGTGCATGAGGGTGATGAAGTCTTTGGCGGTACTGTCATAGCAACAACCCAGGAGACAAAGATGATTGAGCACAAATCCATGGTTCCTCCCAATACACATGGCATTGTCACCTGGGTGGCCGAAGACGGAAAATACACGATCCAAGATCCTATTGTAAAAATCAAGATGGAGAATGGCACCAAGAGAGACTTGACTTTATGTCAGAAGTGGCCAATTCGTGTTGCCAGACCAACGTTGGAACGTTATCCCGCATCGGAACCACTGATCACCGGACAACGTATTCTGGATACCATGTTTCCGATAGCCAAGGGGGGAACAGCAGCCATTCCCGGCGGATTCGGTACCGGAAAGACAATGACACAACATCAGGTTGCCAAATGGTCAAACGCAGATATCATCATCTACATCGGCTGCGGCGAACGTGGGAATGAGATGACACAGGTTCTGGAAGAATTCTCTGAACTTGTCGATCCCAAAACCGGCAATCCTCTGATGGACCGCACAGCCCTGATTGCAAACACTTCAAATATGCCAGTTGCGGCCCGTGAAGCTTCTATTTATACCGGACTTACTCTGGCGGAATATTACAGGGATATGGGTTATGATGTTGCTATCATGGCCGATTCTACATCCAGGTGGGCTGAGGCACTCCGTGAATTATCAGGACGTCTGGAAGAAATGCCTGCTGAGGAGGGTTTCCCTGCCTATCTGGCTTCAAGACTTTCTGCTTTTTATGAAAGAGCGGGTATGATGAGATGTCTGAACGGTCAGGAAGGCAGTGTCTCCATTATCGGGGCAGTCTCGCCCCAGGGAGGCGATTTCTCAGAGCCGGTCACTATGAATACTAAGCGATTTGTCCGTTGTTTCTGGGGACTCGATAAATCTCTGGCTTATGCGAGACACTTCCCGGCTATTCACTGGCTGACCAGTTACTCAGAATACATTAATGATCTGGCACCATGGTACAAAGATCATGTAAACAAAAACTTTGTGGACATGCGTAATCAACTTATGGCAATTCTGAATAATGAAAGCTCTCTGATGGAAATTGTAAAACTAATCGGAGGTGATGTGCTTCCCGATGATCAGAAACTGACGCTTGAGATTGCCAGAGTGATACGGCTTGGATTTTTACAGCAGAATGCTTTCCATAAAGATGACACCAGTGTGCCGCTGATCAAGCAGTATAAGATGATGGAAACAATTTTATATCTTTATAAGAAGTCGAAGACCTTGGTTACAATGGGCATGCCAATGTCCGTGTTAAAAGAGGATGATATCTTCGATAAAGTAATCTCAATCAAATTTGATGTGCCAAATGACAAGTTGGAGATGTTTGATGATTATAGAAACGCAATTGACGAATTCTATGACAACGTATTGAAGAAAAACGGTTAA
- a CDS encoding V-type ATP synthase subunit E, with amino-acid sequence MTVEEKLQSFYDSSIDSAQSQARAMIEEHKAALDKIFDEHKETMQRQAAAELKAEKEKSKRELNKRLSAEQLGIKRTLSKKETELKNKLFREVSDKLQNFMDSQEYPVYLERKIREACTFAGSDPLVIYINSSDAQLRDQLEQKTGTKLTISEEDFKGGIRAVIKEKHILIDDSFITLLSDEKDSFIFHGGAAHE; translated from the coding sequence TTGACAGTCGAAGAAAAATTACAAAGTTTTTATGACAGTTCTATAGATTCGGCTCAGTCCCAGGCCCGAGCCATGATTGAGGAACACAAGGCTGCCCTCGACAAAATTTTTGACGAACACAAAGAAACCATGCAGCGTCAGGCAGCCGCCGAATTAAAGGCAGAGAAGGAAAAGTCGAAAAGAGAGTTAAACAAACGTCTCTCTGCAGAGCAGCTTGGCATTAAACGAACCTTGTCAAAAAAAGAAACAGAACTGAAAAATAAATTATTTCGTGAAGTCAGCGACAAGCTTCAAAATTTTATGGATTCGCAGGAATATCCTGTGTATCTGGAACGAAAAATAAGAGAAGCCTGCACATTTGCTGGTTCCGATCCACTGGTCATCTATATTAACTCGTCTGATGCCCAGTTAAGGGATCAGCTTGAGCAGAAAACAGGCACAAAGCTGACAATATCAGAAGAGGATTTTAAAGGTGGAATTCGTGCAGTCATTAAAGAGAAACATATATTAATTGATGATTCATTTATCACTCTTTTAAGTGATGAAAAAGATTCATTTATCTTCCATGGAGGTGCTGCACATGAATAA
- a CDS encoding V-type ATP synthase subunit F, which translates to MKMFLISDNVDTQTGMRLAGVEGIVVHQREELRNALENTLKDKEIGIILLTEKFGREFPDIIDDVRLNNKLPLIIEIPDRHGTGRKADFITSYVNEAIGLKL; encoded by the coding sequence ATGAAAATGTTTTTAATCAGTGACAACGTCGATACACAAACCGGTATGCGCCTTGCCGGGGTAGAGGGAATCGTGGTTCATCAGCGTGAGGAGCTTCGAAACGCTCTCGAGAATACTTTAAAAGATAAAGAAATTGGCATTATTCTGCTGACTGAAAAATTTGGCAGAGAATTCCCTGACATTATCGACGATGTCAGGCTGAACAATAAGCTTCCTCTTATCATAGAGATACCGGACCGCCATGGTACAGGCCGAAAGGCTGATTTTATCACTTCCTATGTAAACGAAGCAATTGGACTTAAATTATAA
- a CDS encoding ATP synthase subunit C, which yields MTSIIQIITAIALILTIIIPTAVFFMGDKTKARYKKTLATNVFAFFGVLIVGTIVNMAGTVSVHAAADGAGLATGLGYLGAALVTGLSGIGSGIAVASSASAALGAISEDGSLFGKSMIFVAMAEGIALYGLIISFMILGKL from the coding sequence ATGACATCTATAATTCAAATTATTACAGCAATTGCACTTATTTTAACTATTATCATCCCTACAGCTGTATTTTTTATGGGAGACAAAACAAAAGCAAGATATAAAAAGACACTGGCAACGAACGTATTTGCATTCTTTGGCGTACTAATTGTCGGAACTATCGTAAATATGGCAGGAACTGTAAGTGTACATGCTGCCGCTGACGGTGCAGGTCTTGCAACTGGCCTGGGTTATCTCGGTGCCGCACTTGTTACCGGATTATCCGGTATTGGTTCTGGTATCGCTGTTGCAAGTTCCGCAAGTGCCGCTCTGGGTGCAATCAGCGAGGATGGCTCTTTGTTTGGTAAATCCATGATCTTCGTGGCCATGGCAGAAGGTATTGCACTGTACGGCTTAATCATTTCCTTTATGATCCTCGGAAAACTGTAA